The Anderseniella sp. Alg231-50 genome segment AACTGGTTGTCTATCACTTCATGTTCGGACCGGAATGGGAGGAAGGCTGCAAGAGCTGTTCGTTCTGGGCCGACAGTTTCAATGGTCTTGAAGCGCATCTCAACGAACGGGATATCGCGTTCGTCGCCATTTCACGGGCGCCGATGCACATGCTGATGCCCTTCAAGCAGCGCATGGGCTGGCGTTTTGACTGGGTATCTTCCTATCCGAATGATTTCAATGCTGATTTCCATGTCAGCTTCGGTTCGGATCACAAGCCCGAAAACCCTGTGACCTACAACTTCCGGGAGAACACGTTCTATCCCATGGACGAGGCGCATGGCACCAGCGTGTTTGCAAAAGATGATGCCGGCGCCATCTACCACACCTACTCCACCTATGGCCGCGGCCTCGATGCCGCCAACGCCGCGTATTGCTATGTCGACATGACACCCAACGGTCGCAATGAACCAGCCGAGGGCAATCCGATGGCCTGGGTCCGACACCATGACAAATACTGAAGACGGCCTCAAACGGTCAGGTTTTCGACCCCCGCCCGGCATGGTGCTGGTCATCGCGCTCGCTGTTGCCTGCTGGGTGTATTTCCTGACCGGCGCCGGCACCGGTATGGATGTCTGGTCCATGTCGACGCTGCAGTTTCCACCGCCGGTCAACCTGTTGCCGATGGCCAGTCCGCCGTCGCTCTATTCGGCGCTGCCGATGGTCGGCATGTGGTTCTCCATGATGCTGGCCATGATGATACCGGGAACATTGCGGCATTTTCCAAAGGCTGGAATGCAAGGCGCCACACCAAGCTCGACACTGCTCTGGTTCGGGCTGGGCTATGCGGCTGCCTGGCTGGTGTACTCAATTGCGGCAACCGGCTTGCAGTTTGTGTTCGTGATGCACGAACTGGTCCACGGCATGACATTGTGGAGCATCAGCGACCTGCTCAGCGCAGCGTTGCTTGTGCTTGCCGGTATCTATCAGTTCACTGGGCTCAAAATGCAAAGCCTGGATAGTTGTCGCAGGGCTACCAGAGTTTCACCCGGCCGCCTGGGCGGCTTTCGATACGGTATCAATTGCCTCTCATCGTCATTTGCACTGATGCTGCTGCTGTTCGTCGGCGGCGTCATGAATGTCTATTGGGTCATCCTGCTGACGGTCATCGTCTCAGTTGAAAAAACACTGACTGACCCCACACCTTTCAGGCGCACAATTGGCCTGACCTGCCTCACAGCCGGTACGACGGTGCTGGTCTTCTGAATTCCACGGACGTCCCGCCTGACAGCACATATTCCTCCACACAACACACACAACAGGATCCCTCATCATGGACAGAACGTTCGAAAAAGCCCTCATAGTAGGTGGCAGCCGCGGCTGCGGGCGAGAACTCGCCCTGGCCATTGCCGATCAGGGAACCGAGACAATAGTGGTGTCCAGAACCGATACGGCCCTCAATGAACTGAAGGCACGGGACCCCGGATTGCAGACGATCAGCATGGATGCGGCCACAGACGGGGCCGCTTCGAGCCTGCTGCAAGCCGTGGATCCCGATCTGCTTGTTCTGACTGCCGGGGCTGAACCGGAAATGGCGCCGTTTCATGAGCAAACATGGACCGAGTTCAGTCGCAACTGGAATGTCGACACCAGGATTGCCCATGCATTTTCATCTGCTGCGCTGACGCAGCCAATGCGTTCGGGAGGTGTGGTGGTCAGTTTTTCCAGCGGTGCCGGGCTGGCCGGTTCAAGACTGTCCGGCGGTTATGCAGGAGCCAAACGCATGCAGCATTTTCTGGCCGATTATGCCCAAAGAGAAGCTGAACTTCTTGGCCTTGATCTCACCTTCTACTCAATTGTCCCCAGCCAGCCCATAGACGGCAGTATCCTCGGGCAAGCTGCGGTCGAGGCGTACTCGGCCGCTGTGGGAAAGTCCCTGACCGAATTCAGGAAACAATGGGATGAGCCGCTGACAGCATCAAAGATCAGCGCTCATGTCATGAAGTTGCTCCGGCAATCAGGGCCACGAGACGCCAGGGTATTTTCCATTACCGGCACCGGAATGGTCGAGTGTGATTGAATTCATGCAACACCAGCGACCGTTTTGATTGACTTTGTCCGAGCCCGGAAAATAGTGTGACCGTGACCAGCACCAAGGGAGCGGGCCTCGTGGCAAAAAAACCCGAAATGTTTTCAGGCGGCTGCCTGTGCGGACACATCCGATTTGAAGCATCCGGCAAGCCGTCCTTTCCGCACCTGTGTTCCTGCCGCATGTGCCAGGCCTGGTCCGGCGCACCCACTGTGGCCTGGGTCGAGTTTCCGTTGGCAGATTCTGCCTGGACGGGTGCGGGTGGCGAGCCGTCAACGTTTCAATCGTCTGAAAAGACCCGACGCGGCTTCTGCCCGAAATGCGGCAGCAGCATTTGTGCGCTGGATGACGGGTATGACAAGATTTCCCTGACGATTGCAGTATTTGACGATCCGTCGCTGCTGGTTCCGGGTAAGCAGCACAGCTACAAGGCTGCAGCACCCAGATGGTGGAAGGCGGAAATCGACCGAACGGCCGGCTAAAGCCGTATTTGCCGACACCGAACCCTCCGGCCCGTCAGGGCTACTTGCACGCCATGCGCGCAATTGCATCGATATGAACCGTCGCGCAGTCCAGCGTGTCGAAACCCGGCTCATGATCGTCAAAGGCAAGGAACAGATCGGTTCCGCCCAGCAGCACGGTTTCTGCGCCTTGTTCGGACAACGCCCTGCCCGCCTCAAACACGACAGCGCGCTGCTCGTCGGTGACCTTGGCGTCCAGCGCCATGCCCACATAGGCGCGATGCACTTTGCTGATAACATCCGGTGGCGGAGCCAGAACCTCAACTGATTTGATACCGCCGTAAAACCGTGTCTCCATCACCGTATCGGTACCAAGCAGGCCGACTTTCCTGAATGTCTGCTGGTCAAGATAGCGATCCATTT includes the following:
- a CDS encoding DUF899 family protein, giving the protein MKPTKISSRREWLAARRKLLAREKLHTREQDAIAEARRELPWVKIDKSYVFEAEAGNKTLADLFGNRSQLVVYHFMFGPEWEEGCKSCSFWADSFNGLEAHLNERDIAFVAISRAPMHMLMPFKQRMGWRFDWVSSYPNDFNADFHVSFGSDHKPENPVTYNFRENTFYPMDEAHGTSVFAKDDAGAIYHTYSTYGRGLDAANAAYCYVDMTPNGRNEPAEGNPMAWVRHHDKY
- a CDS encoding DUF2182 domain-containing protein — translated: MTNTEDGLKRSGFRPPPGMVLVIALAVACWVYFLTGAGTGMDVWSMSTLQFPPPVNLLPMASPPSLYSALPMVGMWFSMMLAMMIPGTLRHFPKAGMQGATPSSTLLWFGLGYAAAWLVYSIAATGLQFVFVMHELVHGMTLWSISDLLSAALLVLAGIYQFTGLKMQSLDSCRRATRVSPGRLGGFRYGINCLSSSFALMLLLFVGGVMNVYWVILLTVIVSVEKTLTDPTPFRRTIGLTCLTAGTTVLVF
- a CDS encoding SDR family NAD(P)-dependent oxidoreductase; translated protein: MDRTFEKALIVGGSRGCGRELALAIADQGTETIVVSRTDTALNELKARDPGLQTISMDAATDGAASSLLQAVDPDLLVLTAGAEPEMAPFHEQTWTEFSRNWNVDTRIAHAFSSAALTQPMRSGGVVVSFSSGAGLAGSRLSGGYAGAKRMQHFLADYAQREAELLGLDLTFYSIVPSQPIDGSILGQAAVEAYSAAVGKSLTEFRKQWDEPLTASKISAHVMKLLRQSGPRDARVFSITGTGMVECD
- a CDS encoding GFA family protein encodes the protein MAKKPEMFSGGCLCGHIRFEASGKPSFPHLCSCRMCQAWSGAPTVAWVEFPLADSAWTGAGGEPSTFQSSEKTRRGFCPKCGSSICALDDGYDKISLTIAVFDDPSLLVPGKQHSYKAAAPRWWKAEIDRTAG
- a CDS encoding aspartate/glutamate racemase family protein; its protein translation is MHIGLIGGIGPAATDLYYRGLVDSMKALDADLEMTIVHADAPTLVRNFEARQAEAQAAIYLRLTERLVAAGADTVAITSIGGHFCIEEFRPLSPLPIIDFISEMDRYLDQQTFRKVGLLGTDTVMETRFYGGIKSVEVLAPPPDVISKVHRAYVGMALDAKVTDEQRAVVFEAGRALSEQGAETVLLGGTDLFLAFDDHEPGFDTLDCATVHIDAIARMACK